A part of Olleya sp. Bg11-27 genomic DNA contains:
- a CDS encoding cold-shock protein, translating to MLKKLISKLFGSKKSETGKEGTVKFFNNSKGFGFIAEKDSDKEHFVHVTGLKDKIREGHKVTFDLEEGEKGLNAVNVKRKK from the coding sequence ATGTTAAAAAAATTAATAAGTAAATTATTTGGTTCAAAGAAAAGCGAGACTGGTAAAGAAGGGACTGTAAAGTTTTTTAATAATTCTAAAGGTTTTGGGTTCATCGCAGAAAAAGATTCAGATAAAGAGCATTTTGTTCATGTTACTGGATTAAAAGATAAGATTCGCGAAGGACATAAAGTGACGTTTGATTTAGAAGAAGGTGAAAAAGGATTAAATGCTGTAAACGTAAAACGCAAAAAGTAA
- a CDS encoding cold-shock protein, whose amino-acid sequence MAKSQQTFNKSEKEKKRLKKREDKRKKMEARKLDKEANGGSDGIQFAYVDYNGNLVDTPPDPELKEKIDAEEIVLGVPKKVEGEEEDPVRNGKVSFFDTSKGFGFIIDTENNEKYFCHVSGLVDQIAENDKVSFELERGMKGMNAVKVKKI is encoded by the coding sequence ATGGCTAAGTCGCAACAAACATTTAATAAAAGTGAAAAAGAAAAAAAACGCTTAAAGAAAAGAGAAGATAAGCGTAAGAAGATGGAAGCTCGTAAGCTTGATAAAGAAGCTAACGGAGGTTCTGATGGTATACAGTTTGCATACGTAGACTACAATGGTAACTTGGTGGACACTCCGCCGGATCCAGAGTTGAAAGAAAAGATTGATGCAGAAGAAATTGTTTTAGGAGTACCTAAAAAAGTTGAAGGAGAAGAGGAAGATCCAGTAAGAAACGGTAAAGTATCATTTTTTGATACCTCTAAAGGTTTCGGGTTTATTATTGATACAGAAAACAACGAGAAATATTTCTGTCACGTCAGTGGTTTAGTAGACCAAATTGCAGAAAACGATAAAGTATCTTTTGAACTTGAAAGAGGAATGAAAGGTATGAATGCTGTAAAAGTGAAGAAAATATAA
- a CDS encoding EamA family transporter, with protein sequence MDSTRKSILIVLAFFSIYCIWGSTYLLNKIVVSEVAPFYLAAIRFFCAGLLIFIIAKGLKLSLKASIKQLKNSALAGFLFLVYGNGVFVWALRYVDSGFAALIAATQPLFVIFLMRILHGSKIKTKSIIGVLFGFVGMYLLVSQDTLKLNKDSIIGIVMIFTCVLSWSYGSIFVSKADLPKSFFVATGYQMLFASLFLVSLSLIFNETWKTPMEWSSKAQGAMLLLIVFGGIVAFTAFNYLLKEVPTEKVATSAYVNPVIALFLGWYVLGEQLSQQSIVAALILLTGVYFINSKKKIVIFSRFKK encoded by the coding sequence ATGGATAGTACTAGAAAATCTATACTTATTGTACTTGCTTTTTTTTCGATTTATTGTATTTGGGGATCTACATATTTACTTAATAAGATTGTCGTTTCGGAAGTCGCGCCATTTTATTTAGCAGCGATTCGTTTTTTCTGTGCTGGATTATTAATTTTTATAATAGCAAAAGGCTTAAAATTGTCATTAAAGGCATCAATAAAACAGTTAAAGAATTCGGCATTAGCTGGTTTCTTATTTCTGGTCTATGGTAATGGTGTGTTTGTATGGGCACTGCGTTATGTTGATAGTGGTTTTGCAGCATTGATTGCGGCAACACAACCGTTATTTGTTATCTTTTTAATGCGAATTCTACATGGTTCTAAAATAAAAACGAAATCTATTATTGGTGTTTTGTTTGGTTTTGTAGGAATGTACTTGCTAGTTAGTCAGGATACTTTAAAACTTAATAAGGATAGTATTATTGGAATTGTCATGATTTTTACTTGTGTCTTAAGTTGGAGTTATGGTAGTATTTTTGTGTCTAAAGCAGATTTGCCAAAAAGTTTTTTTGTGGCGACAGGCTATCAAATGCTATTTGCCAGTTTGTTTTTAGTGTCACTAAGTTTAATTTTTAACGAAACATGGAAAACGCCGATGGAGTGGAGTAGTAAAGCACAAGGTGCGATGTTATTATTAATCGTTTTTGGTGGTATTGTGGCGTTTACAGCATTTAATTACTTGCTAAAAGAAGTCCCGACAGAGAAGGTGGCAACCTCAGCTTATGTTAATCCTGTGATCGCATTATTTTTAGGATGGTATGTTTTGGGAGAGCAATTAAGTCAGCAATCTATAGTGGCTGCTTTAATTTTATTAACAGGGGTTTATTTTATCAATTCTAAGAAAAAAATAGTCATCTTTTCACGATTTAAAAAGTAG
- a CDS encoding DUF3817 domain-containing protein, protein MLKTFRIVALLEGVSYLLLMGASVYKRLPGGDDAFVKLLGYPHGFLFVLYILIAFLIKPDQKWSSKVFGIILLASILPFGTFYVDKKYLKA, encoded by the coding sequence ATGCTAAAAACGTTCCGTATTGTTGCTTTATTAGAAGGTGTATCTTACCTATTATTAATGGGTGCATCTGTGTATAAAAGATTACCTGGAGGCGATGATGCTTTTGTAAAATTACTAGGATATCCTCATGGTTTTCTGTTTGTTCTCTATATCCTAATAGCTTTTTTAATTAAGCCGGATCAAAAATGGTCTTCAAAAGTATTTGGTATTATATTATTAGCATCTATACTTCCTTTTGGGACCTTTTATGTTGATAAAAAATATTTAAAAGCGTAG
- a CDS encoding acyl-CoA thioesterase, with product MRFHTRKWVKPEDLNPNGTLFGGQLLAWIDEEAALYTIIQLENNKVVTKYMSEINFMSKAVEGDIIEIGMEIKKFGNSSISLNCEVRNMRNRETIITVENIIMVNLGADGNPKAHGKTKTEYIKDRLA from the coding sequence ATGAGATTTCACACAAGAAAATGGGTAAAACCCGAAGATTTAAATCCAAACGGAACATTATTTGGAGGTCAACTATTAGCATGGATTGACGAGGAAGCAGCATTATATACAATCATACAATTGGAAAACAATAAAGTAGTGACGAAGTATATGAGCGAAATTAACTTTATGAGTAAAGCTGTAGAAGGCGATATTATTGAAATAGGGATGGAAATTAAAAAATTCGGAAACTCATCTATTTCTTTAAACTGTGAGGTTAGAAACATGCGTAATCGCGAAACGATTATTACCGTAGAAAATATTATTATGGTTAATTTAGGTGCCGATGGTAATCCTAAGGCACATGGTAAAACTAAAACCGAATATATAAAAGATAGATTGGCATAA
- a CDS encoding DUF72 domain-containing protein: MTFGNVPNPELVDLTLPSDHKDTKRVLNKVQNDTIPEVFVGCAKWNKADLKGFYPKGTKDELAYYATQFNAIELNATFYRIFPPEQFSKWYDKTPSNFKFFPKLFQEISHYKRLHEVQAVVEDYLQSAVHLKEKLGTIFLQMHSNFTPKDFDRVVAFIQSWPKQLPLAVEFRHTDWFNDPKVAEELYQLLEANNVSNIIVDTAGRRDLMHMRLTNTTAFVRYVGANHESDYSRLDDWIDRLKLWKTQGVKEINFFIHQNIEKESPLLSAYFTEKLNSELGYSLKIPNENLQQNLF; this comes from the coding sequence ATGACATTTGGAAACGTACCTAACCCAGAACTTGTAGATTTGACCTTGCCTAGTGATCATAAGGACACAAAGCGTGTGTTAAACAAGGTTCAGAATGATACTATTCCCGAAGTTTTTGTAGGTTGTGCTAAATGGAATAAAGCCGATTTAAAAGGGTTTTATCCTAAAGGCACTAAGGACGAGCTGGCGTACTATGCGACACAGTTTAATGCTATTGAATTAAATGCAACATTCTATCGTATTTTTCCGCCTGAGCAATTCTCGAAATGGTACGATAAAACGCCTTCAAATTTTAAGTTTTTTCCAAAGCTTTTTCAAGAGATAAGTCATTATAAACGGTTGCATGAGGTTCAGGCTGTTGTCGAAGATTATTTACAGTCGGCAGTTCATTTAAAAGAAAAGCTAGGGACTATCTTTTTGCAAATGCATTCAAATTTTACACCTAAAGACTTTGATCGTGTGGTTGCTTTTATTCAAAGTTGGCCGAAGCAACTTCCTTTAGCGGTAGAGTTTAGGCATACCGATTGGTTTAACGACCCAAAGGTTGCAGAAGAGTTATATCAATTATTAGAAGCTAATAACGTGTCTAATATTATTGTGGATACGGCGGGAAGAAGAGATTTAATGCACATGCGATTAACTAACACCACTGCTTTTGTAAGATATGTAGGTGCCAATCATGAGAGCGACTACTCACGATTAGATGATTGGATCGACCGTCTAAAACTATGGAAAACACAAGGGGTTAAAGAGATTAATTTTTTTATTCATCAAAATATTGAAAAAGAATCGCCTTTATTATCGGCGTATTTCACAGAAAAACTAAATAGCGAATTGGGATATTCGTTAAAAATCCCAAACGAAAATTTACAACAAAATTTATTTTAA
- a CDS encoding glyoxalase, protein MTGRDTQLLAIRPIIDSIIIRPDMSVEERFQNETVRPIIKLQNDLLLAIFSNYIAKHKNVFYQLTIDKRLSYIENATQKDIKFRNNLKGVIIGQFTVLEYENYRLHSSALNKRMMTIVKQRLQSNIQLFEKPKTLEAS, encoded by the coding sequence ATGACTGGAAGAGACACACAACTGTTAGCGATTAGACCCATTATAGATAGTATAATTATTAGACCGGACATGAGCGTTGAAGAACGGTTTCAAAATGAAACAGTTAGACCTATAATTAAACTTCAAAACGATTTATTACTCGCCATTTTTAGCAATTATATAGCGAAACATAAAAATGTTTTCTATCAGTTAACTATCGATAAACGTTTGAGTTATATCGAAAATGCAACACAAAAAGACATTAAGTTTAGAAATAATTTAAAAGGTGTAATAATTGGTCAATTTACTGTATTAGAATATGAAAATTATAGACTACATTCGTCCGCTTTAAATAAGCGTATGATGACCATTGTCAAACAACGTTTACAAAGCAATATTCAATTATTCGAAAAACCAAAAACACTAGAAGCTTCATAG
- a CDS encoding DUF2461 domain-containing protein, with amino-acid sequence MSITVALDFLKKLEKNNNREWFADNKPEYDQALKSVKVLFNAVYSNIQAHDEFEKIKVFRIYRDVRFSKNKQPYKNNFGAAFHRVKPRLRGGYYMQIQPGNNFIATGFWSPEKEDLLRIRKEFEMDDQEIRSIINDHPLQSVWGALEGEELKTAPRDFDKTHPAIDLIKKKQFIFTKQYTDAEVIAEGFAQKVSDDFKTIRPFFDYMSDVLTTDLNGVSLIKD; translated from the coding sequence ATGAGTATTACAGTAGCTTTAGATTTCCTTAAAAAATTAGAAAAAAACAATAATAGAGAATGGTTTGCAGATAATAAACCAGAATATGACCAGGCTTTAAAGTCTGTAAAGGTATTGTTTAACGCGGTTTATAGTAATATACAAGCTCATGATGAATTTGAGAAAATTAAGGTTTTTAGGATTTATAGAGACGTTAGGTTTTCTAAAAATAAGCAACCGTATAAAAATAATTTTGGTGCTGCATTCCATAGAGTAAAACCTAGATTAAGAGGCGGGTATTATATGCAAATCCAACCGGGAAATAATTTTATAGCTACTGGCTTTTGGAGTCCTGAAAAAGAAGATTTATTACGAATCAGAAAAGAGTTTGAAATGGACGATCAAGAGATAAGAAGTATTATTAATGACCATCCATTACAATCTGTATGGGGAGCGTTAGAAGGCGAGGAGCTTAAAACCGCACCAAGAGATTTTGATAAAACCCACCCTGCAATTGATTTGATTAAAAAGAAACAATTCATTTTTACAAAACAGTATACTGACGCAGAGGTTATTGCTGAAGGATTTGCTCAAAAAGTGAGTGATGATTTTAAAACTATCAGACCTTTCTTTGATTATATGAGTGATGTGCTAACCACAGACCTAAATGGTGTCTCTTTAATTAAAGATTAA
- a CDS encoding DUF1328 domain-containing protein codes for MLRWTITFIIIAIIAGVLGFGGIAGASAGIAKILFFVFIVLFVLTLLKKGVKS; via the coding sequence ATGTTACGTTGGACAATCACATTTATCATAATCGCAATCATCGCCGGAGTCTTAGGATTTGGTGGAATAGCAGGAGCATCTGCAGGAATTGCTAAAATTTTATTCTTTGTATTCATAGTACTATTTGTACTTACATTACTTAAAAAAGGAGTAAAGTCATAA
- a CDS encoding mechanosensitive ion channel family protein encodes MKSQLSEAYNLLVEKLGAWLNAIVSNIPNLILAIVVLFTAYFIAKYVKKYVTKLVARKVQQNSITRMIGTLSSVVVVLAGLFLALGILNLSKTLTSLLAGAGVVGLAIGLALQGTLSNTFAGIVLSFRKKIQIGHWVETNGYSGEIIDINLKDFTIKEADNNMVIIPNKMILDNPLKNYTLTTKMRVFLECGVGYESDLDHVEQLTKQTICNTFEQIEKPEDVEFYYTEYGGSSINYLCRFWIDAENALEKMKSKSKAIIEIKKAYDKENINIPFPIRTLQFDNKLTFEAPQGSETQFSNN; translated from the coding sequence ATGAAATCTCAATTATCAGAAGCCTATAATTTATTAGTAGAAAAATTGGGCGCTTGGCTTAATGCCATAGTATCTAATATTCCAAACTTAATTTTAGCTATTGTTGTATTATTTACGGCTTATTTTATTGCTAAGTACGTTAAAAAGTATGTTACCAAATTAGTTGCTAGAAAAGTACAACAAAATTCAATTACTAGAATGATAGGAACACTATCGTCTGTAGTTGTAGTATTGGCAGGTCTGTTTTTAGCTTTAGGAATACTTAACCTAAGTAAAACATTAACCTCTTTATTAGCAGGAGCAGGGGTTGTTGGTTTAGCAATAGGTTTAGCCTTACAAGGCACGTTATCTAACACGTTTGCAGGTATAGTATTATCGTTTAGAAAAAAAATACAAATCGGACATTGGGTAGAAACTAATGGGTATTCTGGAGAAATCATAGATATTAATCTTAAGGACTTTACAATTAAGGAGGCTGATAATAACATGGTAATCATCCCAAATAAGATGATTTTAGATAATCCATTAAAAAATTACACATTAACCACTAAGATGAGAGTCTTTTTAGAATGTGGTGTGGGCTACGAATCCGATTTGGATCATGTAGAACAGTTGACTAAACAAACTATTTGCAACACATTTGAGCAAATTGAAAAACCAGAAGATGTAGAGTTTTATTACACGGAATATGGTGGAAGCTCAATCAACTACTTATGTAGATTCTGGATTGATGCAGAGAATGCATTAGAGAAAATGAAATCAAAAAGTAAAGCTATTATTGAAATTAAAAAAGCTTACGATAAAGAAAATATAAATATCCCATTCCCAATTAGGACGCTACAATTTGATAATAAGTTAACATTTGAAGCGCCTCAGGGGTCAGAGACACAGTTCTCGAACAATTAA
- a CDS encoding Dps family protein, whose amino-acid sequence MNYLNMQDEKVLPVVVELNTLLSDYNLYYQKLRTFHWNILGKNFFDLHEKFEAMYNEAKLKVDEIAERILTLRHHPVSKFSDYLKISSLSEASSMITDQEMIDELLNDHKTMLSQMKQVLTKAEDAEDEGTIDLIGAYIRELEKSSWMLNAWSKNTSDQLKEVVTSS is encoded by the coding sequence ATGAATTATTTGAATATGCAAGATGAAAAAGTACTACCTGTAGTTGTAGAGTTAAACACATTATTATCCGATTACAATTTATACTACCAAAAATTAAGAACGTTCCATTGGAATATATTAGGTAAAAACTTTTTTGATTTACACGAAAAGTTTGAAGCCATGTATAATGAGGCTAAATTAAAAGTCGATGAAATTGCAGAACGCATTTTAACCTTAAGACATCATCCTGTAAGTAAATTTAGCGACTATTTAAAAATATCGTCATTATCGGAAGCATCTAGTATGATTACTGATCAAGAAATGATTGACGAGTTGCTAAATGACCACAAAACAATGTTGTCACAAATGAAGCAAGTGCTTACTAAAGCAGAAGACGCAGAAGATGAAGGGACGATCGATTTAATCGGTGCTTATATTAGAGAATTAGAAAAATCAAGTTGGATGCTTAATGCTTGGTCAAAAAACACATCTGATCAATTAAAAGAAGTTGTTACTAGTAGTTAA
- a CDS encoding tRNA pseudouridine synthase A, translating to MQKKFFYVITIQYLGYRFHGWQKQPNLKTLHLMIDRTLNFILEKKKFKTLTSGRTDAMVSAESAAFELFLEEPIDDFDAFMAVFNTNLPQDLRALTIREVDNKFNIIQHSKVKEYLYVFAFGDKFHPFCAPILTTILDPLDVELMKQGAKLFEGEHYLKKYCYKPTDNGIYNRTILKCEIVENTIYTASFFPEKSYILRVKGKGFMRNQIRLMMGALIHLGQGKRTLEDIEASLKPDFTGEVYYVAPASGLILKAIEFE from the coding sequence ATGCAAAAAAAGTTTTTCTACGTTATTACAATTCAATATTTAGGGTATAGATTTCACGGGTGGCAAAAGCAACCTAATTTGAAAACGTTACATTTAATGATTGATAGGACGTTAAATTTTATTTTAGAAAAAAAGAAATTTAAAACGCTAACCTCAGGTCGTACAGATGCTATGGTTAGTGCAGAAAGTGCTGCTTTCGAGTTGTTTTTAGAAGAACCTATTGACGATTTTGATGCCTTTATGGCAGTGTTTAACACCAACTTGCCTCAAGATCTTAGGGCGTTAACTATTAGAGAAGTCGATAATAAGTTTAATATTATTCAACATTCTAAAGTAAAAGAATACTTATATGTATTTGCTTTTGGAGATAAATTTCATCCTTTTTGTGCACCAATATTAACGACTATTTTAGATCCTTTAGACGTTGAGTTAATGAAACAAGGGGCAAAACTGTTTGAAGGGGAGCATTATTTAAAGAAATATTGCTACAAACCAACAGACAACGGAATTTATAATCGTACTATTTTAAAATGCGAAATAGTAGAAAACACGATTTACACGGCGAGTTTCTTCCCAGAAAAGAGTTATATTTTACGGGTAAAAGGAAAAGGGTTTATGAGAAATCAGATTCGTTTAATGATGGGCGCCTTAATACATTTAGGACAAGGAAAACGGACGCTTGAAGATATTGAAGCGAGTCTAAAACCAGATTTTACAGGAGAAGTATACTACGTAGCGCCGGCATCTGGATTGATTTTAAAGGCGATCGAGTTTGAGTAG
- a CDS encoding right-handed parallel beta-helix repeat-containing protein produces MSYKNHLLALGLLLSLSSCFDDLDDATEATVIAPLSPTDSNNPNPFSGVMAPIEIMPYASISTNRYCIDLQVWDIPNDRREPVKTTDNIQAAIDWAVAEGYGEICLPAGHYLIGKYGNDIYQAGLVLESNTAFLLDQNAVIEMAPNDKWNYCAIAVRGKSNVVISGGTLLGDRDGHEYTPRTSDGATAHDEGHLICLEGESEFVTVENVTLGKANGDGILMVGSPNGSAEQLLRAIEIRRNNFSDNRRQGISLVGSSEVLIENNEIHHTNGIPPQFGIDLEGAGRLNENVTIRTNYFHNNRGGDIVNTDGKNILVEDNILLQGDDSQYIDGPIVYWKNADWTIRNNSITMRTVSVNNWNGIIMYSNDNPKTNPATTFIYNNTLNNCGMYMYKGADLEITDNFMDNGHLAFKEMTNLTLENNAVDHPSECWAYRFLEVSGSATGNTYNGAPFDIPLQDTTPWDGCWIN; encoded by the coding sequence ATGTCTTACAAAAACCATCTTTTAGCATTAGGTTTATTGTTGTCATTATCGTCTTGTTTTGACGACTTGGATGACGCGACCGAAGCTACTGTTATTGCACCATTAAGTCCTACGGATTCAAATAATCCTAATCCGTTTTCGGGAGTTATGGCGCCGATTGAAATAATGCCATACGCCTCTATTTCTACAAATCGCTATTGTATCGATTTACAAGTTTGGGATATACCAAATGATAGAAGAGAGCCCGTTAAAACAACAGATAATATTCAAGCCGCAATTGATTGGGCTGTAGCCGAAGGATATGGTGAGATTTGTTTACCAGCAGGACATTATTTAATAGGAAAATATGGAAATGATATTTATCAAGCGGGTTTAGTGCTTGAAAGTAATACGGCCTTTTTATTAGATCAAAATGCAGTTATTGAAATGGCACCTAATGATAAGTGGAACTATTGTGCTATTGCAGTTAGAGGGAAGTCTAATGTTGTTATTTCTGGAGGAACATTACTTGGAGACAGAGATGGTCACGAGTATACACCGCGAACAAGTGATGGTGCTACAGCACACGACGAAGGACATTTAATTTGTCTTGAAGGCGAAAGTGAGTTTGTAACCGTCGAAAATGTAACGTTAGGTAAAGCTAACGGTGATGGTATTTTGATGGTGGGTAGTCCAAATGGCTCGGCAGAACAATTACTTAGAGCTATTGAAATTAGAAGAAATAATTTTTCTGACAATAGAAGACAAGGGATTTCTTTAGTAGGGAGTTCTGAAGTGTTGATAGAAAATAACGAAATACACCATACAAATGGTATTCCTCCGCAATTTGGAATCGATTTAGAAGGTGCTGGCCGTTTAAATGAAAATGTGACAATCAGAACAAATTATTTCCATAATAATAGAGGAGGGGATATTGTAAATACAGATGGTAAAAATATACTTGTGGAAGACAATATATTATTACAAGGGGACGATAGTCAGTATATTGATGGCCCTATTGTGTATTGGAAAAATGCAGATTGGACCATAAGAAACAATAGTATAACAATGCGCACAGTCTCGGTTAACAATTGGAATGGTATTATTATGTATTCTAATGATAATCCTAAAACCAATCCAGCGACCACTTTTATTTATAACAATACATTAAACAATTGTGGAATGTATATGTATAAAGGTGCAGATTTAGAAATTACAGATAACTTTATGGATAATGGTCATTTAGCATTTAAAGAGATGACAAACCTTACTTTAGAAAATAATGCAGTGGACCATCCAAGTGAGTGTTGGGCGTATCGCTTTTTAGAAGTTAGTGGAAGTGCAACAGGTAATACTTATAATGGTGCACCTTTTGATATTCCATTACAGGACACCACACCTTGGGATGGCTGTTGGATAAATTAA
- the hisIE gene encoding bifunctional phosphoribosyl-AMP cyclohydrolase/phosphoribosyl-ATP diphosphatase HisIE: protein MTIDFNKNNDGLVPAVIQDATTKNVLMLGYMNEEAFNKTKATKLVTFFSRTKNRLWTKGEESGNVLNLVDIKLDCDNDTLLIQVNPKGPTCHKGSDTCWNDTNSENFGFISKLENTIESRVAAGNTEKSYVASLFASGINKVAQKVGEEAVEVVIEAMDNKDDLFLSESADLLFHYLMLLQAKGFKLSDVVDVLKSREK, encoded by the coding sequence ATGACAATAGATTTCAATAAAAACAACGACGGTTTAGTACCAGCAGTAATCCAAGATGCCACAACAAAAAACGTGTTGATGTTGGGGTACATGAACGAAGAAGCATTCAATAAAACTAAAGCGACTAAATTAGTAACCTTTTTTAGTCGTACTAAAAACCGCTTATGGACTAAAGGTGAAGAAAGTGGTAATGTCTTAAACCTAGTAGATATAAAACTAGATTGTGATAACGACACGTTATTAATACAAGTTAACCCAAAAGGACCAACATGTCACAAAGGCTCTGATACGTGTTGGAACGATACCAATTCTGAGAACTTCGGTTTTATTTCAAAATTAGAAAACACTATTGAAAGTAGAGTAGCAGCCGGAAATACAGAGAAATCTTATGTCGCGTCGTTATTTGCTTCAGGAATTAATAAAGTAGCACAAAAAGTAGGTGAGGAAGCGGTAGAAGTTGTTATTGAAGCAATGGATAACAAAGACGACTTGTTTTTAAGCGAAAGTGCAGATTTACTGTTTCATTATTTAATGTTATTACAAGCTAAAGGGTTTAAGCTTAGTGATGTAGTAGACGTATTGAAAAGTAGAGAGAAATAA
- the hisF gene encoding imidazole glycerol phosphate synthase subunit HisF, with product MLTKRIIPCLDIKDGRTVKGVNFVNLRDAGDPVELAKQYALKGADELVFLDISATLEGRKTMIDMVLKVAEHVNIPFTVGGGISSIADVDVLLKSGADKVSINSSAVKRPELVNELANKFGSQCVVVAIDAKQIDGEWMVHLAGGSIPTELNLFDWAKEVESRGAGEILFTSMNNDGTKAGFANEALAKLSETLNIPIIASGGAGTVQHFVDTFKVGKSDAALAASVFHFGEIAIQDLKEELRENNIEVRL from the coding sequence ATGTTAACAAAACGAATCATACCTTGTTTAGACATCAAAGACGGAAGAACCGTTAAAGGTGTCAATTTTGTAAACCTACGTGATGCAGGAGACCCTGTAGAATTAGCGAAGCAATACGCATTAAAAGGTGCAGACGAATTAGTGTTTTTAGATATTTCAGCAACATTAGAAGGTCGAAAAACCATGATTGATATGGTTTTAAAAGTGGCTGAACATGTAAATATTCCGTTTACGGTTGGAGGTGGTATTTCTTCAATCGCAGATGTTGATGTGTTATTAAAATCTGGTGCCGATAAAGTATCTATCAATTCTTCAGCAGTAAAAAGACCTGAATTAGTTAACGAGTTGGCTAATAAATTTGGGAGTCAGTGTGTTGTGGTTGCTATTGATGCTAAACAAATCGATGGCGAATGGATGGTGCATTTGGCGGGAGGAAGTATTCCAACAGAATTAAATTTGTTTGATTGGGCAAAAGAAGTTGAAAGTAGAGGAGCAGGAGAAATTTTGTTTACGTCTATGAATAATGATGGTACAAAAGCTGGTTTTGCAAATGAAGCCTTAGCAAAGTTATCGGAAACATTAAATATTCCGATAATAGCTTCAGGAGGCGCGGGAACAGTACAACATTTTGTAGATACTTTTAAAGTTGGTAAGTCTGACGCTGCTTTGGCTGCAAGTGTCTTTCATTTTGGTGAAATAGCAATACAAGATTTAAAAGAAGAACTACGAGAAAATAATATAGAAGTTAGATTGTAA
- the hisA gene encoding 1-(5-phosphoribosyl)-5-[(5-phosphoribosylamino)methylideneamino]imidazole-4-carboxamide isomerase has product MRIIPAIDIIEGKCVRLTKGDYSTTKIYSENPLEVAKQFEDAGIEYLHMVDLEGAKAAHVVNYKVLEQVASKTNLKIDFGGGLKSDNDIITAFNSGAKQITGGSIAVKNRAVFESWINKYGTQKIILGADCNNEKIAISGWLEESSLEVIPFIKDYQKQGIQYVICTDISKDGMLEGPSLELYKNIIEQCSNDSSGQSVKLIASGGVTTIEDLEKLAEIGCEGVIIGKALYENRITLKELERFL; this is encoded by the coding sequence ATGAGAATAATACCAGCAATAGACATTATAGAAGGGAAGTGTGTACGTTTGACTAAAGGTGATTACAGTACGACTAAAATCTACAGTGAAAACCCATTAGAAGTCGCTAAACAATTTGAAGATGCAGGAATTGAATACTTGCATATGGTTGACCTAGAAGGCGCAAAAGCAGCGCACGTAGTAAACTATAAAGTCTTAGAACAAGTCGCTTCTAAAACCAATCTAAAAATCGACTTTGGAGGTGGTTTAAAATCTGATAACGATATTATAACAGCATTTAACTCTGGAGCAAAACAAATTACAGGAGGAAGTATAGCAGTTAAAAATAGAGCTGTTTTTGAGAGTTGGATTAATAAATATGGAACACAGAAAATTATTCTTGGTGCAGATTGTAATAACGAAAAAATTGCAATAAGTGGTTGGTTAGAAGAAAGTAGTTTGGAAGTTATTCCGTTTATTAAGGATTACCAAAAACAAGGGATTCAATATGTGATTTGTACAGATATTTCTAAAGATGGTATGTTAGAAGGACCTTCTTTAGAGTTGTATAAAAATATAATAGAACAATGTAGTAATGACAGTTCTGGTCAGTCGGTTAAATTGATTGCATCGGGAGGCGTAACAACTATCGAAGATTTAGAAAAGCTTGCTGAGATAGGATGTGAAGGTGTGATTATCGGAAAAGCACTCTATGAAAACAGAATTACTTTAAAAGAATTGGAACGCTTTTTATAA